From the Priestia aryabhattai genome, one window contains:
- a CDS encoding histidinol-phosphatase, which translates to MNADLKFDFHTHHDRCGHARGTIRDYIEASIDKGLDIIGISDHSPYFASEEDQPYPHIAMGKSAFSGYVAEILKLKEEYKEKIEVLLGVESDFFPDYAGIYQSNYKKYPFDYIIGSVHQVDEISIFHKTRWEGLSQQEKQRTKETYYQLIEESARSRMFQILGHIDAMKGFYPSFSSIQTAVIDQTLKVISAHDIAIEVNTSGKTKDCGGWYPADDILERALHYGVNITFGSDAHDPERIGDDFELVKKRLKEIGFTDWVFFRQKKMQVAPL; encoded by the coding sequence ATGAACGCTGATTTAAAATTTGATTTTCATACCCATCACGACCGATGCGGACATGCTCGCGGAACGATTCGAGATTATATAGAGGCATCTATTGATAAAGGCCTTGACATCATTGGGATTTCGGATCATTCTCCTTATTTTGCGAGCGAAGAAGACCAGCCGTACCCTCACATTGCTATGGGAAAAAGCGCATTCTCCGGATATGTAGCTGAGATTTTGAAACTAAAAGAAGAATATAAAGAAAAAATTGAAGTGCTGTTAGGTGTGGAGTCTGATTTCTTTCCGGATTATGCGGGGATATACCAAAGCAACTATAAAAAATATCCGTTTGACTACATAATTGGCTCTGTCCATCAAGTTGATGAAATTAGTATCTTTCATAAGACGCGTTGGGAAGGACTTTCTCAGCAAGAAAAACAGCGCACGAAAGAAACGTATTATCAATTGATCGAAGAATCCGCTCGGAGCAGAATGTTTCAGATCCTTGGTCATATTGATGCTATGAAAGGATTCTATCCCTCTTTTTCTTCCATCCAGACAGCTGTAATTGATCAGACGCTAAAAGTGATTTCAGCACATGACATTGCCATAGAAGTGAATACATCAGGCAAGACCAAAGACTGCGGAGGCTGGTACCCTGCAGACGATATCTTAGAAAGAGCACTGCACTACGGGGTAAACATTACATTTGGCTCCGATGCCCATGACCCAGAACGCATTGGTGACGACTTTGAATTGGTAAAAAAGCGCCTTAAAGAAATAGGCTTTACAGATTGGGTCTTTTTTAGACAGAAAAAAATGCAGGTGGCACCTTTGTAA
- a CDS encoding LysR family transcriptional regulator codes for MEWQQFKYFQTLARTQHMTRAAEELLITQPALSRSIARFEEEVGAPLFDRQGRSIRLNQYGKVFLKRVDNMMKEFDKGQEEIQALLDPEKGQVSLGFLHTLSTDLIPDLIASFRCAYPKVNFQLRQSPSHVLLEQLQLGELDLCLIAPMEEKSFIKWQHLWSEELFVIVPKNHRYADRKSIALEEIAKESFIHLKEGFSLRLTFEQLFEETGGMPNIMFEGEEADTVAGLVGAGLGISILPDLHGIDQSKIVKIPLAKANCHRVIGLAWIEGRYLSPAAKQFKKFVLHKFNDKK; via the coding sequence GTGGAATGGCAGCAGTTTAAATATTTTCAAACGCTAGCACGTACGCAGCATATGACGCGCGCAGCAGAAGAGCTATTGATTACTCAGCCTGCGCTCAGTCGTTCAATCGCTCGTTTTGAAGAGGAAGTAGGAGCGCCGTTATTTGATCGGCAAGGACGTTCCATTCGATTAAATCAATATGGTAAAGTTTTTTTGAAGCGTGTAGATAACATGATGAAAGAATTTGATAAAGGACAAGAGGAGATTCAAGCGCTGCTAGATCCTGAAAAAGGGCAGGTGTCACTTGGATTTTTACATACGCTCAGCACAGATTTGATTCCAGATTTAATTGCTTCGTTTCGCTGTGCATATCCTAAGGTGAATTTTCAGCTGAGACAAAGCCCTTCTCACGTTCTTCTTGAGCAGCTGCAGCTCGGCGAATTAGATCTTTGTTTGATTGCGCCAATGGAAGAGAAATCGTTCATTAAGTGGCAGCATCTTTGGAGTGAAGAGCTGTTTGTGATTGTGCCGAAAAATCATCGGTATGCTGATCGTAAAAGTATCGCACTAGAAGAAATTGCTAAAGAATCATTTATTCACTTAAAAGAAGGTTTTTCCCTTCGTCTCACGTTTGAGCAGTTATTTGAAGAGACGGGGGGAATGCCTAACATAATGTTTGAAGGAGAGGAAGCTGATACCGTAGCAGGACTTGTAGGAGCCGGCTTAGGAATTTCTATCCTTCCAGATTTACACGGAATAGATCAAAGTAAAATAGTAAAAATCCCATTAGCTAAAGCTAATTGCCACCGAGTAATTGGATTGGCATGGATTGAAGGAAGATATCTATCACCGGCTGCTAAACAGTTTAAAAAATTTGTTTTACATAAATTTAATGACAAGAAATAA
- a CDS encoding MerR family transcriptional regulator has protein sequence MTKWLSVKELSEETSIPASTIRRYIDKFQYFFIQKEDHRPKQYEATATNVLLKIKQLYDEGYQAEEINESLQKEFSLTISKDQAAVSLESAEDKAEAVDQPVADNQQQTSPELPVQPSPQQEPDTKQILQEKDKQLIQSMRKSLREQQAISELVEASKESSVVGKKRSILKRLFKRKKH, from the coding sequence ATGACAAAATGGCTTAGTGTAAAAGAGTTATCTGAAGAAACGAGTATTCCTGCTTCAACCATCAGAAGATATATAGATAAATTTCAATATTTCTTTATACAAAAAGAAGATCATCGACCAAAACAATATGAAGCTACGGCTACGAACGTTTTACTGAAAATCAAGCAGCTTTATGATGAGGGCTATCAAGCAGAAGAAATCAATGAATCGCTGCAAAAAGAATTTTCTTTAACTATAAGCAAGGATCAAGCTGCTGTGTCTCTAGAATCAGCTGAAGACAAAGCTGAAGCAGTAGACCAACCGGTGGCAGACAACCAGCAGCAGACATCTCCTGAACTGCCGGTACAGCCTTCACCTCAACAAGAGCCTGATACAAAACAAATTCTTCAGGAAAAAGATAAGCAGCTTATTCAATCCATGCGCAAAAGCTTGCGTGAACAGCAGGCCATTTCAGAATTAGTAGAAGCTTCAAAAGAAAGCAGCGTAGTAGGTAAAAAGAGATCGATTTTAAAAAGGTTATTTAAAAGAAAAAAGCACTAG
- a CDS encoding MGMT family protein, whose translation MSFTERAVAIIKQIPRGKVMTYGQIARLAGSPRGARQVVRVLHSMSKKHKLPWHRVINSKGEIGLKDEEMHLVQKLSLEAEGILVSSDGKLDLKLYLYEPDLHK comes from the coding sequence GTGAGTTTTACAGAACGAGCAGTAGCTATCATTAAACAAATACCCCGTGGAAAAGTAATGACATACGGACAAATTGCCCGCCTGGCTGGAAGTCCGCGAGGTGCAAGACAAGTTGTAAGAGTTTTGCACTCGATGAGTAAAAAACATAAACTGCCTTGGCACAGAGTTATCAATTCCAAAGGAGAAATTGGATTGAAAGACGAAGAAATGCATCTTGTTCAAAAACTTTCCCTTGAAGCGGAAGGGATACTCGTTTCTTCGGATGGAAAACTTGATCTTAAACTCTATCTGTATGAACCTGACTTGCATAAATGA
- a CDS encoding LysE family translocator — MNDILTFLVLALFVIMSPGIDTALITKRTMVDGQTGGYKMALGLASGSLVHTLAAAFGLSALLLQSALAFEMVKYAGALYLMYLGISAFLSKKSDTVSSAKEEKSKETSAFRQGLVSNVLNPKVAVFFLTFLPQFVQTDQNVTLQLLLMGMTYTILAITWFFVFVFFINYLRKWLTTPSVQRFMDKATGVVLIGFGLKLAFEKHK, encoded by the coding sequence ATGAATGACATCTTGACCTTTTTGGTACTCGCATTATTTGTTATTATGAGCCCTGGTATCGATACTGCTCTTATCACCAAACGAACGATGGTAGATGGACAAACGGGCGGCTATAAAATGGCATTAGGATTGGCAAGCGGCTCTTTAGTTCATACACTTGCCGCCGCGTTTGGTTTATCTGCTCTTCTCCTTCAGTCAGCCCTTGCATTTGAAATGGTAAAATACGCAGGAGCCCTCTACTTAATGTACTTAGGAATCTCAGCTTTCCTTTCTAAAAAAAGCGATACAGTTTCTTCTGCAAAAGAGGAGAAGTCAAAAGAAACATCTGCTTTTCGTCAAGGTCTTGTCTCAAACGTCCTTAATCCAAAAGTGGCGGTATTTTTCTTAACTTTTTTACCTCAGTTTGTTCAAACCGATCAAAATGTAACGCTTCAATTACTTCTTATGGGTATGACGTATACAATTCTTGCTATAACATGGTTTTTCGTATTCGTCTTTTTTATTAACTATTTACGAAAATGGCTCACAACACCTAGCGTTCAGCGCTTTATGGATAAAGCAACAGGAGTCGTTTTAATCGGGTTTGGATTAAAGCTCGCTTTTGAAAAACATAAATGA
- a CDS encoding cupin domain-containing protein produces MENIDIGKKVEKFRKEKGLSSRELAKLAEITPSMLSQIERGLANPSISTLKLLAKSLDVPTFSFLLEEINTSHLVVRSNERKTMKVKELTYSLLSPDFTGNLATAIMEVPPMMSSSEFPLAHKGEEVAYVLEGKIKVYLDEEVYVLEKGDSVKIPSHLKHKWENTFDEKAVILFSVTPPVF; encoded by the coding sequence ATGGAGAATATAGATATTGGAAAAAAAGTAGAGAAATTTCGAAAAGAAAAGGGGCTAAGCAGTCGAGAATTAGCAAAATTAGCGGAGATTACGCCGTCTATGCTAAGTCAAATTGAACGGGGATTAGCCAACCCGTCCATCTCAACGCTTAAACTTTTAGCGAAAAGCCTTGACGTTCCTACTTTTAGCTTTTTACTTGAAGAAATAAATACATCTCATTTAGTCGTAAGGTCGAACGAGCGCAAAACGATGAAAGTAAAAGAGTTAACCTATTCGTTATTATCACCGGACTTTACGGGAAATCTAGCTACAGCGATTATGGAAGTCCCTCCGATGATGTCTTCATCAGAATTTCCTTTAGCACATAAAGGCGAGGAAGTGGCATACGTCTTAGAAGGGAAAATTAAGGTGTATTTGGACGAAGAAGTTTACGTGTTAGAAAAAGGAGATAGCGTCAAAATCCCTTCGCATTTGAAGCATAAGTGGGAGAATACGTTTGATGAGAAAGCCGTTATTTTATTTTCAGTTACGCCGCCTGTTTTTTAA
- the bla gene encoding class A beta-lactamase, whose product MKIWKNMFRTSKLKKMMPAVLLSCAATVGFSSSGVQAETLKCQKQETMSDREFAKLEEKYDANLGIYALDTGTNKTVTYHPDERFAYTSTHKALAVGALLQQKSIEDLNERIFYTRDDLVNYNPITEKHVDTGMTLREIADASLRYSDNTAGNLILQQLGGPDGFKEALEKIGDDVTLPERFEPDLNEVNPGEIHDTSTARALATSLQTYVLGQALPAEKRELLTDWMKRNTTGDALIRAGVPKSWRVADKTGAGSYATRNDIAILWPRKGEPIVLAILSNRREKDAEYNDKLIAEAAKQAVKALRVTHK is encoded by the coding sequence ATGAAGATATGGAAAAACATGTTTCGTACCTCAAAGCTCAAAAAAATGATGCCTGCAGTCCTTCTGTCGTGTGCAGCGACTGTAGGCTTTTCAAGCAGCGGGGTACAGGCTGAAACGCTGAAGTGTCAAAAACAAGAAACCATGAGTGATCGAGAGTTTGCTAAGCTTGAAGAAAAATATGATGCTAACCTTGGCATTTATGCATTAGATACCGGTACAAATAAAACGGTAACGTATCACCCGGACGAGCGTTTTGCTTATACGTCTACTCATAAGGCTCTCGCTGTCGGTGCACTTTTACAGCAGAAGTCAATAGAAGACCTTAACGAGCGAATCTTTTATACGCGTGATGACCTTGTGAACTATAATCCAATTACAGAAAAACATGTTGATACAGGCATGACGCTTAGAGAAATTGCGGATGCATCGCTTCGCTACAGTGACAATACGGCAGGGAATTTGATTCTGCAGCAGCTGGGAGGACCGGACGGATTTAAAGAAGCTTTAGAAAAAATAGGAGATGATGTGACGCTGCCTGAGCGATTTGAACCGGATTTAAATGAAGTGAATCCAGGAGAAATCCACGATACAAGTACAGCGAGAGCATTGGCTACAAGTCTTCAAACGTATGTACTTGGACAAGCACTTCCTGCGGAAAAGCGTGAACTTCTAACGGATTGGATGAAACGAAATACGACAGGGGATGCATTAATACGAGCGGGCGTGCCGAAAAGCTGGAGAGTAGCCGATAAGACAGGCGCAGGCTCATACGCGACGCGAAATGATATCGCCATCCTTTGGCCCCGAAAAGGAGAGCCAATTGTTCTTGCGATTCTTTCCAATCGTAGGGAAAAAGATGCTGAGTATAATGATAAACTGATTGCAGAAGCGGCAAAACAAGCAGTCAAGGCTCTTAGAGTCACTCATAAATAG
- a CDS encoding NCS1 family transporter yields the protein MSTNATSSIIEEVHAHQDTSLDPSLKPKAEGDRKLTPMSYMFMWIGDGVNLGNMTLGASLVVAGTAVLNLFQTFVAAIIAIGIISAFFVLNDRIGYKTGIPYVMQLRMSFGIKGSVISSLLRGIPAIIWYGFQSWTGGTALNEIGKIVSKGSFDNLVLCFIIIQLLQIVLSLYSFHAVKWVEMLASIIILLGLVYVFGVLLTSHSEVVGDKWVHTKGSWGLPFFSFIMMFMGNYAAIFLSAADYSRELKPGISDTKRGFLYFTPIMVAYGFVLTIGAMLASATGISNPVKAFAVVVDNSYITVAVSAFIVIGVIAVNMVANIIPPTYVITLLTKVNYKVAVTITGLLAFCSFPWVLVQDSSAAGLGLFILIYSAFLGPIVSILLVDYYILRKQRVNVEELYQEKGAFSGYNPCALLAMLIGAGAAFIEVDLGWIIGVVVAGVAYILLTKFAFKHSKFKKGTIFEQ from the coding sequence GTGTCTACAAATGCAACAAGTTCCATTATAGAAGAGGTACATGCTCATCAAGATACGAGTCTTGATCCGTCACTGAAGCCAAAAGCGGAAGGTGATCGAAAGCTAACTCCCATGTCTTATATGTTTATGTGGATTGGAGACGGCGTTAATTTAGGAAATATGACGCTTGGCGCTAGCTTGGTAGTAGCAGGTACTGCGGTATTAAATCTTTTTCAAACGTTTGTGGCAGCGATTATTGCAATTGGTATTATTTCTGCTTTTTTTGTGTTAAATGATAGAATCGGCTACAAGACTGGTATACCGTATGTGATGCAGCTTCGAATGTCTTTTGGAATAAAAGGATCCGTCATATCGTCTCTTTTACGAGGTATTCCAGCTATCATTTGGTATGGTTTTCAAAGCTGGACAGGAGGCACAGCTTTAAATGAAATTGGAAAAATTGTGAGCAAAGGGTCTTTTGACAATCTTGTTCTTTGTTTTATTATTATTCAATTGCTGCAAATTGTGCTTTCATTGTACAGCTTCCACGCGGTTAAATGGGTAGAGATGCTTGCTTCTATCATCATATTGCTTGGTCTTGTTTATGTATTTGGTGTTCTTTTAACTTCTCATAGTGAAGTAGTAGGGGATAAGTGGGTACATACAAAAGGTTCATGGGGACTGCCGTTCTTTTCTTTTATTATGATGTTTATGGGGAATTATGCGGCGATTTTTCTAAGCGCAGCCGATTACTCTAGAGAGCTGAAGCCGGGAATTAGCGACACCAAGCGGGGATTTTTATACTTTACGCCCATTATGGTAGCCTACGGATTCGTGCTTACAATCGGGGCTATGCTTGCTTCCGCCACGGGTATTTCCAATCCTGTTAAAGCGTTCGCGGTTGTAGTCGATAATTCCTATATCACTGTTGCTGTATCGGCATTTATTGTGATTGGCGTTATTGCCGTAAATATGGTGGCAAATATTATTCCGCCTACGTATGTCATTACGCTGCTGACAAAAGTAAATTATAAAGTGGCGGTTACCATCACCGGACTGCTTGCATTTTGCTCGTTCCCTTGGGTGCTTGTTCAGGATTCATCAGCTGCAGGTCTTGGGTTGTTCATTTTGATTTACTCTGCTTTTTTAGGTCCGATTGTTTCTATTTTATTGGTCGATTATTATATTTTACGGAAACAAAGAGTAAATGTAGAGGAATTGTATCAAGAAAAAGGAGCGTTTTCCGGCTACAATCCGTGTGCCTTGCTTGCGATGCTAATCGGTGCTGGTGCTGCGTTTATCGAAGTCGATTTAGGCTGGATTATAGGAGTGGTAGTTGCAGGAGTCGCATATATTCTTTTGACGAAATTCGCTTTTAAACATTCAAAATTTAAAAAAGGAACCATCTTTGAACAATAA
- the bglA gene encoding 6-phospho-beta-glucosidase BglA, with protein MTKMPKNFLWGGALAAHQFEGGWNQGGKGPSVVDVMTAGAHGVPREITETVEDDKFYPNHEAIDFYHRYKEDIALFAEMGLKCLRTSIGWSRIFPKGDEAEPNEEGLKFYDDVFDELLKHGIEPVITLSHFEMPLHLAREYGGFRSRKTVDCFVKFAEVCFNRYKDKVTYWMTFNEINNKMDVNNPLFLWTNSGVSVKPGENAKEVMYQAGHHELLASALAVSKGKEINPNFQIGAMVSHVPIYPYSSNPEDVMLAEETMRQRYFFPDVQVRGYYPSYALKEFEREGYHIPFEEGDEEILRKGKVDYLGFSYYMSTTVKSDVEADNTGDIVNGGLPNGVANPYIKSSDWGWSIDPTGLRYTLNRFYDRYQIPLFIVENGFGAIDTVEEDGSIHDASRIEYLKSHIEALEKAVTYDGVDLMGYTPWGIIDIVSFTTGEMKKRYGMIYVDRDNEGNGSMKRYKKDSFNWYKHVIETNGKEL; from the coding sequence ATGACAAAGATGCCAAAGAATTTCTTATGGGGCGGCGCATTAGCAGCCCATCAATTTGAAGGCGGATGGAACCAAGGCGGAAAAGGACCAAGCGTAGTGGACGTCATGACCGCTGGTGCGCACGGCGTACCGCGGGAAATCACTGAAACAGTGGAAGATGATAAATTTTACCCAAATCACGAAGCGATTGATTTTTATCACCGCTACAAAGAAGATATCGCACTGTTTGCAGAAATGGGCTTAAAATGTTTGCGAACGTCTATTGGCTGGAGTCGTATTTTTCCTAAAGGCGATGAAGCTGAGCCAAACGAAGAAGGACTAAAATTCTACGACGATGTATTTGATGAACTATTAAAGCATGGAATTGAGCCGGTTATTACGCTTTCTCACTTTGAAATGCCCCTGCATTTAGCTCGAGAATACGGCGGATTCAGAAGCCGAAAAACGGTGGATTGCTTTGTGAAGTTCGCTGAAGTTTGCTTTAACCGCTATAAAGACAAAGTAACGTACTGGATGACATTTAATGAAATTAATAACAAAATGGATGTAAACAACCCTCTTTTCTTGTGGACGAACTCAGGTGTTTCTGTAAAGCCTGGTGAAAACGCAAAAGAAGTGATGTATCAGGCAGGACATCATGAACTTCTGGCAAGCGCTCTTGCTGTATCAAAAGGAAAAGAAATTAATCCAAATTTCCAAATTGGAGCGATGGTATCACATGTACCAATTTATCCGTATTCTTCAAACCCTGAAGATGTAATGCTAGCAGAAGAAACAATGAGACAGCGCTACTTCTTCCCTGACGTTCAAGTTCGCGGCTATTACCCAAGCTATGCGTTAAAAGAGTTTGAACGAGAAGGCTATCATATTCCATTTGAAGAAGGCGACGAAGAAATTTTACGAAAGGGAAAAGTGGACTATTTAGGCTTCAGTTATTACATGTCAACAACCGTTAAAAGCGACGTTGAAGCTGATAACACGGGTGATATCGTAAACGGCGGATTGCCAAACGGCGTAGCAAACCCTTATATCAAATCAAGCGATTGGGGCTGGTCTATTGACCCAACGGGCTTGCGCTATACGTTAAACCGCTTCTACGACCGCTATCAAATTCCGCTGTTCATCGTAGAAAACGGATTTGGTGCCATTGATACGGTTGAAGAAGACGGTTCCATTCATGACGCATCGCGAATTGAATATTTAAAATCACACATCGAAGCGTTAGAAAAAGCCGTGACGTACGATGGTGTTGATTTAATGGGCTATACGCCGTGGGGAATTATTGATATTGTTTCCTTTACAACAGGCGAAATGAAAAAGCGATACGGTATGATTTATGTGGACCGCGACAACGAAGGAAACGGATCGATGAAGCGCTACAAAAAAGATTCCTTTAACTGGTATAAACATGTGATTGAAACAAACGGCAAAGAACTATAA
- a CDS encoding beta-glucoside-specific PTS transporter subunit IIABC: MGGKIRDYHKLAADILDAVGGEENILSATRCATRLRIVLKRSKPEAKRTVSSMPGVITVVENSGQFQVVIGQHVGDVYEEFASLVNLDTEKEQTENKGTVLNQIIATMSAVFAPFVYILAAAGILQGSLILINLLSDSFAKTGTYQVLSFISWAPFVFLPIFIAITASKHFKTNTYIAVACCAALVSPTWAEMAAKIADGSSITFLGLSLSETVYTSSVLPPLFLVWILSYLERFLNKSIHEVVRPLFVPFLCMVIMVPITILLIGPVTTMGANGIAHGYNFLAENVPALAGAIIGGFWQIVVIFGVHWGITPMVLANFDLNGRDSFQAYQTIAVVAQVGAVLGVILKAKSQEARKVSVSAGITGLFGITEPAIYGVNLRFKKPFIFGCISGAIGAVVASFFHPYYFAYAGLPGPLTVVNGISQDYPMSIWGILIGCAIAIILPVVLIQLFGYGEDAAKDAATSPLKEVAVSNPNENEETISAPFSGKIIPLSSVPDEVFSSGAMGKGLAIDPSDNKLYAPFDGTVVMVAPTKHAIGLRSEYGVELLVHIGLDTVTLDGKPFTLHVEDGVKFKKGDLLIQFDKEFIETQGLQTITPVIITNSSAYREVIVEDVENSGLDQTLFTVVK; this comes from the coding sequence ATGGGAGGAAAAATTAGAGATTATCACAAGCTTGCAGCAGACATTTTAGATGCAGTGGGCGGCGAAGAAAATATCTTAAGCGCTACACGCTGTGCCACAAGGCTGCGAATTGTGTTAAAACGTTCGAAGCCAGAAGCCAAACGCACGGTATCTTCTATGCCTGGTGTCATTACGGTGGTTGAAAACAGCGGACAGTTTCAAGTTGTTATTGGACAGCACGTAGGAGACGTTTATGAAGAGTTTGCTAGTTTAGTAAATCTGGATACAGAAAAGGAGCAAACTGAAAACAAAGGGACTGTCTTAAACCAGATTATTGCTACGATGTCCGCTGTGTTCGCACCGTTTGTATACATCTTAGCAGCAGCAGGAATTTTACAAGGCTCGTTAATCTTAATTAATCTGCTTTCTGATAGCTTTGCAAAAACGGGCACATATCAAGTATTGAGCTTCATTTCATGGGCACCATTTGTTTTTTTACCTATTTTTATTGCCATCACAGCATCCAAGCATTTTAAAACCAACACCTACATCGCAGTGGCGTGCTGTGCCGCATTAGTCAGTCCAACATGGGCAGAAATGGCGGCCAAAATTGCCGATGGAAGCAGTATTACGTTTTTAGGTCTTTCTCTATCCGAAACGGTCTATACTTCTTCTGTTTTACCGCCTTTATTCTTAGTATGGATTTTGTCTTATCTTGAAAGGTTCCTAAACAAGAGCATTCATGAAGTGGTTAGACCGCTGTTTGTCCCATTTTTATGTATGGTAATTATGGTTCCCATAACGATTTTACTTATTGGCCCCGTTACAACAATGGGAGCTAATGGAATTGCTCACGGCTATAACTTTTTAGCTGAAAACGTCCCTGCCTTAGCAGGAGCAATCATTGGCGGCTTCTGGCAAATTGTTGTCATCTTTGGTGTACATTGGGGAATTACACCGATGGTACTGGCCAACTTTGATTTAAACGGCAGAGATTCATTTCAAGCCTATCAAACGATTGCCGTAGTGGCTCAAGTTGGAGCGGTGCTTGGGGTTATTTTAAAAGCAAAAAGTCAAGAAGCACGCAAAGTGAGCGTCTCAGCTGGGATAACAGGATTATTTGGTATTACAGAGCCAGCCATTTACGGCGTGAACTTACGTTTTAAAAAGCCGTTTATCTTTGGCTGTATTTCAGGCGCTATTGGTGCTGTTGTAGCAAGTTTCTTTCACCCGTATTACTTTGCTTACGCAGGATTGCCTGGACCGCTGACTGTTGTAAACGGTATCAGCCAAGACTACCCGATGTCGATCTGGGGAATTTTAATTGGATGCGCCATTGCGATTATTCTTCCTGTTGTGCTCATTCAACTATTCGGTTACGGAGAAGATGCAGCAAAAGACGCAGCTACTTCACCTTTAAAAGAAGTAGCTGTAAGCAACCCGAACGAAAATGAAGAAACCATCAGCGCACCGTTTAGCGGAAAAATTATCCCTCTTTCTAGCGTACCAGACGAAGTATTCAGCTCAGGTGCTATGGGAAAAGGATTAGCCATTGATCCTTCAGATAATAAGCTTTATGCACCTTTTGACGGAACGGTAGTTATGGTAGCTCCAACGAAGCACGCCATCGGCCTTCGATCAGAATACGGTGTTGAACTGCTTGTTCATATCGGATTAGATACCGTTACATTAGACGGCAAGCCGTTTACGCTGCATGTAGAAGACGGTGTAAAGTTTAAAAAAGGCGATTTACTTATTCAATTTGATAAAGAATTTATTGAAACACAAGGATTACAAACAATTACGCCTGTTATTATCACAAATTCAAGCGCTTATCGAGAAGTAATCGTTGAAGATGTTGAAAATAGCGGGCTGGATCAGACATTATTTACCGTAGTGAAATAA
- a CDS encoding GntR family transcriptional regulator — MIKYQQIAIEIETYIENHELQQGDKLPVLETLMAQFEASKSTVTKALDLLEKKGVVFQVRGSGIFVRRHKRKGYIGLLSNQGFTSELEDFNLTSEVIELDVRKPTQEAALNLNIEENSDVYYVKRVRYINGQTLCLEESFYNKSIITYLNNEIVSESIFHYIKEGLGLKIGFSDLYLHVGKLNREEAKYLGLKEGDPKLFIETLFHLANGQPFDFSKVTYNYEQSQFFLQATSHVL; from the coding sequence ATGATTAAATACCAACAAATTGCAATTGAAATTGAAACCTATATTGAAAACCATGAGCTTCAGCAAGGAGACAAGCTGCCGGTATTAGAAACGCTGATGGCACAATTTGAGGCGAGTAAAAGTACGGTAACAAAGGCCTTAGATTTATTGGAGAAAAAAGGCGTTGTTTTTCAAGTCAGAGGAAGCGGCATTTTTGTCCGACGCCATAAACGAAAAGGATATATCGGTTTGCTTTCCAATCAAGGATTTACAAGTGAACTTGAAGATTTTAATTTAACATCGGAAGTGATTGAGCTAGATGTACGAAAGCCGACGCAAGAAGCCGCGTTAAATTTAAACATAGAAGAAAATAGCGACGTCTATTATGTGAAGAGAGTACGGTATATTAACGGCCAGACGCTGTGTCTAGAAGAATCGTTTTATAATAAATCCATCATTACATACTTAAATAACGAAATTGTTTCGGAGTCTATTTTTCATTACATTAAAGAAGGACTCGGCTTAAAAATCGGGTTTTCTGATCTATATCTTCACGTCGGCAAGCTGAACAGAGAAGAAGCAAAGTACTTAGGATTAAAAGAAGGCGACCCTAAATTATTTATTGAAACACTCTTTCACTTAGCCAACGGACAGCCGTTTGACTTTTCAAAAGTAACGTACAACTATGAGCAGTCTCAGTTCTTTTTACAAGCAACAAGTCACGTTTTATAA
- a CDS encoding GNAT family N-acetyltransferase, giving the protein MSESIIIKPYASKYQQEVVDLILHIQQQEYHIPITEKDQPDLFETESFYQQGNGNFWVALCNEKVVGTVALVDIGSNQVALRKMFVAKPYRGATFKTAQRLLHTAIEWAKEQEVEGIYLGTTLQFKAAHRFYEKNGFQSIAEEKLPANFPVMNVDKKFYTYKL; this is encoded by the coding sequence TTGAGCGAAAGTATCATTATTAAGCCATATGCTAGCAAGTATCAACAAGAAGTAGTGGATTTAATTCTTCATATTCAGCAGCAAGAATATCACATTCCAATAACGGAGAAAGATCAGCCTGATTTGTTTGAAACCGAAAGCTTTTACCAACAGGGAAACGGAAACTTTTGGGTGGCTCTTTGCAACGAAAAAGTAGTAGGAACCGTAGCTTTAGTAGATATTGGAAGCAATCAAGTAGCGCTACGAAAGATGTTTGTAGCAAAACCTTATAGAGGAGCGACCTTTAAAACGGCTCAGCGCTTACTGCATACGGCCATCGAGTGGGCAAAAGAGCAAGAAGTGGAAGGGATATACTTGGGAACCACATTACAATTTAAGGCTGCGCATCGATTTTATGAAAAGAACGGCTTTCAAAGCATAGCGGAAGAAAAGCTGCCTGCGAATTTCCCGGTGATGAACGTAGATAAAAAGTTTTATACATATAAGCTATAA